AGCTCAGTGCGCGTGATGGGGCCGAGGCACCGCTGCCACCTGACGACTACCGGCCGGGCGCTGGGCGGGGGTCCGCCCAGACGTGGGGTCTCGGGTTGTACCCCGCCCCGCATCACAAGGCCAGAGACGCGCCGTCCTCTTCTCTCGGGGACTCTGCTTTCCAGCTTGGCTTTCTCTCCAGGACCGTCTTCCACCCCGCGCGCCTCCCCTCTCCGTGGCGCCCACCCTGTCCCACTCGCGGGATCACGTGCCTCCGACGTGGGTGCCATCGCCGCatcccgcaccccgcaccccgcatcCCGCATCCCGCATCCCGCATCCCGGATTCGCCCGGGGACCAGGTGCGGGACTCCGGGCGCGCAGCTCCCAGCGGCCGGGGGCGGGGTTCCggcggccggcggggcggggcggggcggggcggggcggggcggcggggcggccgggcgggcACCACCCCCCAGCTGAGCCGGGACTACGGCTGCTGACTCGCCGGCTTCAGAGCTCCGGCGGCGGCGGTTGGCGCAGTCTGCGCAGTTCCAGAGGCTCCAGCGGCCGCGATGGGCGGGCGGCCACGCCAGGGGCGCGGGAGGCGCACGACGTGACCCGCCCGCACTCGGAGCCCGGCCGCGCGAGTGGAGGGTTTGCTGGGCGGGCGCGCGCGGGATCCAGAGCATGCGGGGCGCGGCGCGGGAGGCcggggggcgcgcggggcggccGTGGCCAGGGCCCCCGTCCCCGCCACcgctgcccctgccgctgcccctgccgcTGGCCCTGCTGCTCGCCGTGCTCCTGGGCGGCGCGGGCGCGCAGTACTCGAGTGACCTGTGCAGCTGGAAGGGGAGGTGAGTCCTCGCGGGGCGACCCCGCTCGTGGGTCCGCGTCCCTCTCCTCACTCCCCTTCCCACGGGCAGAGAGTGCGGGGGCTCGGGGGTCCCCTCTCCAGGCGGAACGCTGTCCGCCCTCTGCCCCGGCCGTAGAACAAAAGAGCCCGCGGCGCCCGGGTCTCCGGGTCCCGAGGACGCCCCGGGAGGCGCCCTGGCTGCGCTCGGGTCCGGCCGGGCCGGCAGCCTGCTCGCCCCGCGCCCGGTCGCGCCGGTCTCCACTCGGGTTCCCCACAGCCTCGGCCGCCGGCCCGCGGGCGGGATCGGCCCCCCGGCCTGGAGGAGCCGCGCCTGCGCTCGGGGCCGAGCGGCAAGAACGGCGGGTCCGCGTGAGGGGGCGGCGGCCCGAGTGGACCGAGCGGGGCTGTGGCAGTGCCCGCAGCGCTGACCGCGTCCGTGCGGACGGAGACCTGTGCGCGGGTCCGAGTGCGGACCTGGCCAGGCCCCCCGCCCTCGCCCCGTGAAGGTCAGGCCGCCCTTGGCAGCGCGCGCGCCGGGCTGGCGACCCCCCTTCGCTCCCCTCCGCGGCGGCGGCCGAGGGCTCTTGTAAGAAAGCTGCCGTGTGACCCGCAGCGAGGAGTGCGGGCCGCCGGTGCGCGCGGGCGGGTGCCGGGCGCGCAGGCACTCGGAGGAGAAACCGCCGCCCCCGGCGCCCTGGCCGCGCTGGCAGCTCGCGGGTGGCGAGGCCGGTCCTGCGCCGCGGAAGTTGCCGATTCGAGAGTTTGCTCCGGGGACGCGCGTCTCCTCCGAAGACGCCGCGGGCTGGGCCGCCTGGGCCCGGTGTCATGGTTCCCGGCGCAgggcccccaggccagccccggcTCAGACgcctcctgggggcggggggcggggacgtCACGGGATGGTTTTGGGTGAAGACGGTTTTCCGAGAAGGTGGGGCTGTGCCCGCGCCCTGGGCTCTGCGTCAAGGCAGCCGCTGGTCATCGCGGCGCTTGCAGACCGGTTCTCCGTGGACGCTGGCGATGACCCGGCAATGACCCTTCCGAGACCGGAGATCCGAGCCCCCGAGGTTGCCCCGACCCCCGCGCCCCTCACATTGGAGCAGGGATAGAGGAGCCGGGCCTGGACCCGGTGGTGGGCAGGTCGGCTCTGAGGAGGGTTGGCCTGGAGATCGCTGGCGCCGGGAGCTGGTGGGGACCCTCTGACGCCTACCGCTCCGctggggctgcccctgcccctgcctctgctaGGAATTAAACTCCCTGTTTCTAGCCTCTGCGGAATGAATCAGGGCACCCCCAAATGGAGGCTTTGTGGTTCCTGCTTCCACAGATCCGAAGCAGTAACCCATCCCACCTGGTGAGCCTGAGTTTCCGAAGGAGGAGCAAACACCCTCTCCAGGTTCTGGGAGGACTGTCTACCTGGAGGGCTGAGCCCTGAGGTGgctgtgatgggggaggggggagggtcggGGGCCAGCCTGCTCCTGGAGGTGTTTGCAGAGGGAAGAGGAGTCCCTTCACTTTTTATCACCGGGAGAAGCTGGGTCACTTCcctgagcctctccctccttcatTGCTAAtgcaccctcccccaccaggcCCCAGAGCCATTGGGGGGATGTGGGGGGCAGCCTGCCAGGCGGCATTCCTCGCCATAAGCCCCGGTGAGCTGTGATTGCACCCCCAGTGATCATATGCTACTTGCTGGGAGCCGGGGTGCTGTTTGCCTGTGGCCTTAAAGACAGCCtcccccccttcacccccccctccccatatgAGGTGGATTCTGACCCCTGATAGACAGGGGCCTCTCACAGCTGACAGGCTGACATGTGTTTCTGGGTGTTTCCAAGCAGTTAAGTaggtgtgggtttgttttttgtttaaattgattttgagagagagagaggaacatgaaTTTGTTAGTCTAATTATTGACGCACTCATTGCTTGATTCTTATGTGcccgaccggggattgaacccacagccttggtgtgtctggacaacactctaaccaactgagctaagtGGGTGGTTTTGAAGTCCATCGCCCATGCTCTTGGACAGGACAGGGCCCTGGTCCTAAAGGTGGACCACTGCCCGGGGCAGAGCACTAACCTACGTCACACCTGGGCTGTCTGTCTCTCCTGCCTTGGGCTTGGCCTgaaactctttctttttttgtaaacaaGAGGCCATCAGTTTCCTCCTGGTGACTCAGGGTCTGCGCCCGCCCCACTgcggggagaggggtgtgggcTCTGCTGCCACCACACCACTGACCCCATCGGAAAATTCCCGCATCCACTCGGAACCTGCTGTCTTTTCCACAAAGGTGCTCCCCAGGTGTGGGGCTGTGACACTTAccagctctttctctctctctttttttttaggcAAAAGGCATTAATTTGGTTTAAGTACTCCAAGGTGAAACCAGTCTTCTCCTTCCCTAAGGCTGAGTAGAGCTTTATCACATCAGAAAACAGTTGCTtttggggggtggcggggggctgGATAGATGTCACTTGCATGCCATGTGAATATTGCAGCAAACCATCATCAGGGAACATTCAGGCACCGTGTGTTTTTGCATAAATAGAGGTTTTTTCAGGTTTGCTGCAGCGCTGGAAGCTTAGAGGCGGGCAGTGTGGCTCTCTTTCCTGTTAGGAACCAGACAGGCCAGGAGTCTTGTCCTTATTCGAAGAGCCAGCGGGCCGGCCCGGCTCAGCTCAGTGTttgggtgtcaacctatgaaacaggaggtcacggtgcgattcccggtcaggacacaggcccaggtttcgggctccatccccaatgtggggcgtgcaggaggcagccaatccatgagtctctctcatcattgatgtttctctttctctctccccctttctctctgaaataaaaaataaagaaaagagccAGCAGGTCCTGGGCTGAGAGACCAGTGGACTGTGGAGGTGTTTGTCCAGATGGGGTCTTGCATGCCACAGGGGCTGACGTGGGTGTGAGCTCCGTGTGCAGTGCCTAGTGGATTCCTGGAGCTCTGGGTGCTTCAGGGAGCTGGGCAGAGCCCAGAGAGCCTGTGGTGGCGCGGACCCTCCGCTGTGGGCCAGTGAGGACGTTAGTTTACAGGTGAAGTAACTGGGGGTGGGGCTCGTTTCTCGTATGTGCTCCTTCATTTTGCTCCTAGTTCTCTTTTAGTTGAGCGACTTATGCATAACCAGGGCCAGGTGCACCCCATAAGATGTGCACAGTCCTATATGCAGGCTGGGGGTGGCAGCCCCCAGACTCAGGTCCACCTCCCCGTGGGCCACCCCACGAGGgtttccctgcccctgcctgagGTGTGGGTGGAGGGTGGCCCTCGCTCCTTCCCCCTCCACGGTTCCGATTAAGGTGCCTTAGTGAGGGATCCAAAGCCTCTGGTATGGGTTCTTCACTCCCTCGCCCCCCAGAGGGAGTGTCAGTGCCCCACTGACAGAGAGGGAAAGCCTTAGGCAGAGTGGTTTTTGTGGGAGAGAGGACTGAGAATGGGCGCCTGGGCTCGGGGCAAGGGTTCAACTGCCCTTGCGGCCGAAGCCCGGAGAGGAGGGGCACTCTAGTAGAGTTTGTTTTGGCTGCGTAAGAGCAGAGCTGATTATAATGATCCGTGGCAACCACTTACCATTTAGTCTAATTTTTCACACAGCATATAATTACGCCCACCCCCACCTGTGTGTCAGATGGGCTTGTGTGCGTTTTATGTGACTGTAATTTGTTAGTCGGTTCCGTGTGTGCAGCCCTGGTAGGCGTCTGAGGCTGGGCTGGCGGCTCCTGACCCCGGGCGTGTGGGGTTAGGAGGGTCACCTCCCCGGCACCTCCCTGTGATGTGGCCTGCAGAGTGACTGCGCGCCGCGGGCCCGTCCTGTGGAAAGTGAGGGTTTTGGGAGCCGGGAGCATGAGTCACCACAGTAAATGCAAACCATATGTTCTGTGTTTTCTGCTCGGCAGAAAGGGTTTCTGGTAACGCACTGGGGCCAGGGCTCTGAGTGGAGCTTTGTTTATGCCACGTAAAAATCCCAAGAATGTGGGTGAACCTGTCTGAGAGCTGACCAGAACCCAATTTCATGGAATAGAACACTTAGCCAAGTCACTGGTGGAGTTCCAGGCTGCTTGGTGGTTGTGACGTAGGTGTGCGCACAAGCTGACACTGACATTCGAgtttggaggaggggagagaaacggTAACGTTGATGGTTTCAGTTTCTTGAAACGTAATGTAATGACTTTACCGTCTCGGGGAGAGCACAGCAGCTTCATTCTTTTCTACTCAGATTCCTCAGGAGGGAATTGAACGTGGTTCTCTGGAAATTCCCCTTGGGAAGACGAGGTGTCTGCTACCTTTGGCTTCTCCACACTTTTCCTCCCAAGTCTGTCCCCTGGGGAGGACCTTACCTTCTTTTCACATCTTTGAtgccatttgagtttattttttaaagtatgatgaTCAATGGAGGGTCTTCAGGttttcaaatgaatgaaaaagcaGTCAAATCATCAccataaggaaaatataaaaagtatgcCTGCCAGTGACCCCCAAACGGCTAACATTCGTCACTGATTCATAAGCTGCTCCCTGGAGTGAGTGACTTATGTACGTGTGTCCTGGGTACCGCCTGTCGCCTCCTGTCCTTCATGCTCAGTGGGAACTTGGGCTGGTGCCAGAGTTGTCCtggtgtttccttttttaaaaatatttttttattgatttcagagaggaaaggagagagagagagaaacatcaatgatcagatagaatcatggattggcctcctgcacgcccgttccccccaccccccaggggatcaagccctccacctgggcatgtgccctgaccctttagtccacacgccaacgctctgtccactgagtcgaGCCAGCTAGGGCCTCCTGGTGTTCCCTTGATTGTGTTTTGGAAGATCCATCCTTCCCCTGGTTCTCACCTGCACTGgggccctgcagctgcagcccagcaGGCCAGCAGTACGGAGTGTCCTTTGTGGGGAGGGCCTGAGGGCGCTGGCTGCCCCTCGCCTGGAGCAGCCAGTGCTGGAGTGGGAGGTGgtgcaggtgagcgggtggtgccCAGGCTGACACTGTCCCCTCTCCACAGCGGGCTGACCCACGAggcccacaggaaggaggtggaGCAGGTGTACCTGCGCTGCTCGGCGGGCGCCGTGGAGTGGATGTACCCGACAGGCGCTCTCAGCGTCAACCTGCGACCCAACGTTGTCTCGCCCTCCCGCCCCCTGACTCTGTGCATCAAGCCCCTTGGGGACTCCTCTGGGGCCAATATTTATTTGGAGAAAACTGGAGCGCTGAAACTGCTGTTCCGGGACGGGCACCATGGTCCTGGCCAGGTGCGCTGCTTCGGCGTCCAGCAGGGCAGCCTGTTCGTGGAGGCGACGCCCCAGCAGGACATCCGCCGGAGGGCCACGGGCTTCCAGTACGAGCTGAGCAGCCGGCCCGCCGGCTCGGATCTGCACGCTCTGTCAGGTGGGTGATGCCGGGGTTGGTGGGTGGGCTCCCGGCTGCCCCCCTCCTCAGCCCAGCTCCTTCTCATTGGCCAGACTTCTCTGACTTTCTCCCTGTGGGAGTTCCCCGGGGTGTGCCTCAGACCTGGGGGGGGCCAGGGGTGTCGTGGTGCTAGCGGACGGGCCCTCCTGGGGGGTACCTGTGCAGTGTCGTGGGTGTTGGATGTAGGTGCACTGCCTGCGTTCTGGAAAGTTCTTGTTTGGACTCTGCAAGACCTTCATCTCCCAGGGGTGTGTTTGCGGAGGGTAACCAGCATCCCAAGAAGGGCCGCAGGTCAGGGCTGTGATGGGCCCTCACCCGTCATGTGCTCTTCTTCCACGGACGCGTTGTGACTCGTTGGAAGTGGGTGCTGTTACCATTCAAACAACGGCCGCAGCATTTCCTCTGACACAAGCTGGTCGAGTGTTTCTGGCCTTGGGTGCAGCCCCTGGAACGTCAGGTCTGGGGTGGCAATTGAGGCTGGTCCACATCCCAGGTGGAAAGCAGTGACTTCCTGAACCCTGGGCCAGTCCCAGGGTCTGGAGGAATTTTGTGGGGGTGTGTCTCTGGAGATTCCAGTAACGTGCCATAGTGGGGCTGCAGTGGGCACCCGGCAGGCAGGagcccctgctgctggcccttttgaaggggctgggagggtctgggagccAGGGCGGGTCTGGAGGGGCCTCTCGGTGGCCAAGGGTGTGTGTGTTCACGTGGGAAGGTGGTGAGCTGGCTTTAGATTTCCATCCCCTTTTCTCCGGAGGAAAGCAGACAGCTCTGCCAGGTGCTGGGTGGAGGCAGGGTTGTCCTTGGAAAGTTTCGTggatggagatggaggaggagccCAAGACCCTGAGATGCTCATACAGGGCAGGTCCCACCCTGGGGGCCaggcccccctctccctctgaggCACAGAGGACGACAGTGTCCCAATGTGTTGGGTGATGTTTAGGGTGGGGCTGCCAGATATCTGCGTCAATTCCAGGAGCAAGATGCCTTTCgggtgtgtgcacgtgtgtgcctgtgtgtgtacatgtatgcgtgtgtgtgtgtgttgtcctgGGAGCTGTTTCTTGGTGGCCAGCTGGGCTGATGGTCAGGTGGGGGCCAGGCCCATGCACTGTTAACGCCCCACAGTGAGAGGACGCCCCCCAATGGAGAGTGACGTGGCCCCAAGTGGCAGCGAGGGTCAGGCATGGAACGGAGACTCCGAGGCACCCAGGGCTCTGGGAGCTGGGGGATCGGGGCATCTCTTCTGCCCGGGGTGTTCGCCTTTCATCTTTCATTGGGGCACAGCCCCTAAGCCTTTAATGCTGGAGGAATGGGTGTGAAATGTGGAATGTCGGCACTGGCCATCTGGCGGCCGGGACGTCCCTGGGCCAGGCGGGCTCTCGGAAGAGAGCATGGCTGCCGGCTCCGTCCTGCTCTGGCCCTGGCTACCCAAGGCCTTGGTGACCCCGGAGACCATGGATGTACCTGGGAGTGGGCGCCCGGCTTCTCCCGCTGACGAGCCGCGCGAGTGACAGTTGTGCTGACTTCCGAGGGAGAGGCTCCCGGCTGAGTCCTGGCAGGAGGTGTGAGCTGTTGCCCACCGCACCTCTGACTGGTTGGCTGGGAGGGTTTACAGCACGTGTTGGCCCCCTGGCCACTGGGGTTGCGTAGTCAGCTTCCTCGATGAACCACTAGCCAAGAAAGGAGAGGCAGGCAGCCCCTGGACAGGTGCAGACGGCGGGAAGTGGGAGGGGACCCAGCCCAGGGGGAGTGGGATTTGGCTGCCCCAGGCTCCCTGTGCACCCCCCAACCCTCACCACCCCTGTGGGCCTCGCCAGGGCACCTGAGTAACATGGACGCCCCTTCCATGGCAGTGAACCCATCTGGCAGGACGTGAAAGGCAGGGAGCAGCCAGATGCAGCTCTGGGCCATGCCTGGAACATCGGTTGGGGTCTCGGGGTGGAACCTGGCCTGGCTGCTGAGGGGACTGTCCTCCCCGGTGTTCCAACACTCAAGGAAACAGGCACTCCAGGACTCGCCATCACCCAGTGGGCTGGTGGTGTGTGGGggtgaccagccagggagggaggagggtcactgcGTCAGGCACTGGGGAACCAAGACAGACCTTGTGTCCCCGGTTCGTGTGGGGCAGCCCAGGGGGGCCCCGGATTCCAGTCTGTTTTTTTACTGCTGAGGGGCCGAGTAGCGGGCTCACCACTTGGACACATCCACGCTCTGGGCTCCTGGGACGTCCACCTACAGCATCCCCACCTCCGGGAGCAGACAAGGGGGAGACAGCGGAATTTCAGACCCACGGCTGGAGGGTGGGCAGAAGCCCACGGCCCTCGTGCTGGCTGTGACACATGGAAATCGCTCCATCACAGGCTCAGGGGGCACCAGAGGTGATGGGGTCCCACAGGCCTGATGGGCCTCATCTCCTGTCCCCTTTAAAACCCGCTCTGTTTGATGAGCTGGGGGCAGATGAGCCCCAGGGTGGTCCCAGGGGTGCACAGCCCCCTGCTGAGGGGCCCTCTCTGGCACCTCGGAGTTTGGGGGTGGCCCTGATGGCCGTGGGGGTGAGTAGCAAAGTTCAGAAGGAGTGTGGAGAAACCTCAGTGTTGCCGGgaaacaggaaaggagaaaactTTGTATTTTTGCAAGGATCGTTTATTTCCTGCCTTGGCGGCTTCTCTGGCCTCTGTAATTATTGTGTAATTTTTCGCCTTGCCCATTTGGGGTGGAAGGGTGTGGCCTTCCTGGCGAGGAAGAGGTCAGGAGGGAGCAGGACAGGAGGAGGTGCTGGCGGCCAGCTGGGACCCTGGCGGGGTCTTCTGGGGCCTGGGGTTGTGCGACCTCAGAGGTGGAGGAGGTTGATGGTTGCAGGCGGCTCCAGAGCCTTTGCCGGCAGCTCAGCGCCTGCTTGGTCTCCGTGAATACGGACCAGGATCCAGCTGCGTTCACCGCATTCTGGTGTCTCCTTTCTCCTCACTCCCTGTTACAGCTCAGCATCGACGGCCCGCCTGTCCCCAGCTGACCCGCGGGGGGCCCTCACGACGGTTTTCTCTCTGGAAATTGTGTTTGTCCACCTGGTTGTCCTTACGCGGGCAGTCGGGACCTGGCTCCATCTGACCATCCGCAAGCCCTTCAGGGCGGCAAGTTTCTGACAGAAGGCACccgcccactccctccctcctgcgcCTGCATCCTCACCTGggtccctgtgtcctcacctgggtCCCTGTGTGTGTCCTCACCTTCACCTAGGTGACTGCATCCTCATCTGAGTCCCCGTGTTCTTACCTGGGCCCCTGCATGGCCCTGACCTGTTATTTTCTCCCTCGTTCAGTTCATTTTATGTACATTCCAGAGTAACCTTCCTGGGACGTCcacaccccagccctcccctctccaTGAGACACGGGCCAGCATTCCAACCAGCCCGCTGGccacccctccccggctcccCGTAAGGAAAGGAGATTGGATGTGCCTGAGACCAGTGCATTCCACAGCCTTTATGAGCCCGACTCCGATTAATAATTGTTTCCAGATTGCTTCTCTTGGCGTTCACAGGCTGGGTTTCCACAAAGGTGACCTCTGCTTTGTGAAGCTCAGAGTTGTAGGAGGGAAGTCTCCAGGGTGACGCTTTATTAGCTCAGCCGTCGATGGTATCGGCTCATTGGGGCTTCTCAGGGCTGCTGACTGCCTTCCCCCAGGGCCTCCGGGTCCCCACACCTtctgcagtggggctgggagtgAGCCAGGGAGGCTAGTGTCCACCTCTGTCCTCAGCCCGCAGCCGAGCTCCCAGGGCCTGTGATCCTTGTAGAGGGCACAGCTCCAGGCTGGGTCACAAGCCCAGGCCTGGGTCTGATCACAGCGTGTAGCCTGGGCCCCCTCGACTCCTGCCTCTGGGTGGTGCCCCGGCCTAGCTCAGCTGGCTCGGATCCTGGGACGTGCTGTGGAGGGCttgcacagatcctcaccccccacccacctgcgCTGCACCCATCGCACACCTGGTGGCTGAGGGGAACCTGCCGTCTGGAGAGAGCTGCCGAGGCCGGCCCCCACTAGCAGAGGGACCCCAGGCCGGGTCCTCTGATCCCATGGGCACTGGGTATGCCAGCCAGGATGGGAAGTCCCCGCTGCTCCCCGCCTCTTGCTCACAGGCCAGAATAAAACCAGGGGTACACTGGCCCTCAGAGCCGGCTGTGCTATGTGCTCCTTCGTCGTCATGCCCACCGTGCGGCTCCATGGGCAGCAGGTCCACAGTGGGCGAGAGGGAGGAAGGGTCCCCAGCTGGCcgccctctttttttaaaatcctcacctgaagatatgtttttattcactttagaaagagatggagagagagagagagagagagagagagagagagagagagagagagatggatgccagagagaaataccgattggttgcctcctgtatgtgcccccaCCACCCGGATCAAACCGCAACCTTTTGCTGTATGGGgtggcactccaaccaactgagccacctgccagGGCTCACCACCCCTTTTTTAAGATAGGCCTTGAGGCTGGGGTCCACTCCTGCAGGCCgaggctgcaggcaggcagaggcttgGGGTTTGGAGCTGGGCGGGGAGGTTCCTGCCTGGAGGCTGGGTGGACTCGGCTTCCATCCCATTCAACAGGCTGTTCTTGCTCTGCGGCTCCTGATAACTTCACAGGAGCCGGGCGGTGAGGGGGGTGAGTCAGGCCTCGCTGAGCTGCACTGGGACGCTGCACCCACACTGCCCGGAGGCGGGACGGCGGCACCAGCTCTCTGGACGCTCACGTccacccaggcaccccagagaCACTGTGTGCCGGGCCCCATGGCCACGCACATCCCGGCCCCGGAGGCCTCTGTGCTGCTGCTCGTCTGTGCCCTGCCTGGTCCCCCCAGGTCCCCGAGTCACTGCTGCTCCTGGAGGGGGCCGGGCAGCCCCTGCTCAGCCCTGTTCTGAGGCTGCAAGGGCAGCCAACCAGGCACCCAGACAGGATTAGGTCGTCCAGGCCCAGTGAGTGCCAAGGCCAGGGGCGTTCTGGGGCCTTTAGAACAGGAAAGGGCCGTGGGGGGGCCTCAAGTTTCTATGGAGTCAGGAGAATTGGTGCAAAAACTCAGAAACTCAAACTGGGTGAGGGAGAGGCCTTGAAAGGAGCAATGTGGCAGTCATTTAATAAATTGTTATTTTCCCAGACCCACCGAGTAGAGGGAGTCACCAGAGCCCTAGGTttccgcctcccccacccccaaccccacacctTTCTGAGACCTTGTGCCCAcctgagaggagggggagggctgggggagcagggctTTTCGTAAGGCCTGTCTGGCTGGGGgaagccagccccacccaggtaGGAGTTTCAGGGAACTAGGGATTCTGTGATTGGGCTGCTCTGAAAGGCATTTGGAGGTGTTTAGAGGGGTCACTGGGGACCAAGGACAGGAGGGGTCTGAGGAAGGGGAGTTAGGAGGGTTCGCTCAGGACAcctttactaggtgtaccggttaatcaTGCGGATTTTTTcgatagatggagttacacacaTGTTGATagatatgcgatttgatatgtatgctatgttgttgtattgctccttcagatgaccacttgttctaTCGacggcacatgcactttctgagcagcacttcaaaacgtatgaagaagtggaaaattgggtctctgaatggtctgcctcaaaacaagaaaagttctattgggacggtctcCGCAAATTACCTgaaaatgggggaaatgtgtagctagcgatggacgctgctttgaataaagcactttcgatgtttctcttgaaattatcatgttttctttgattacaaaatccacattattacgGCTAATAATGCAGATTAactattaaccggttaataattTGAATTAACTATTAACCCGTTAATATTTGGATTAATTATTAACTGGCTAGTAGTGCAGATTAactattaactggttaataataTGGGTTAactattaaccggttaataatgcagattttgtgatccaaagaaaacacgataatttcaagagaaacattgaaagtgttttattcaaagtaatgtccatcgctagctacacatttcccccatctttcaggtaatttgtggagaccgtcccaatagaacttttcttgttttgaggcagaccattcagagacccaaatttccacttcttcgtactgGTTTTGAAGTATGTGATGGTgcgtcttctggcccattctggtcgttttacgatcaaagcgtggttcatattgattatttgttgtcggtagcgatcagtattaatggtttcacctgcttttagaagctcataatacaccacaccttcctgatcccaccgaacgcagagcattgtcttctttccaaagcgatgtggccttgcagtcgatgttgacggttgacctggatcaacccatgattttgtgcgtttgggattctcaaaataaattcacttttcatcgccagtcacaattcgatgcaaaaaggACTTCCTTTTGTAccactgaagcaacattttattgatgacttttcggttttccatttgtcttttgttcaattgatgtggcacccattttccttcctttaaaatctttcccattgattgtaaacgatcggaaattgtttgctgagcaacgtttaatctttctgcgagttgtttttgagtttgacacgcatcttcatccaataatgcttgtcattgttggtcttcaaacttttttggttgacctggacgttctttgtctttcacatcgaaatcacttttaaagcgtttaaaccagcgatCACAAGTGTCTTGAGATGGAGGATGTTCACcctaagcttcccaaagtatacgatcactttcagcagcacttttcttcaaaataatgaattaaaacttcccgcaaatgctcttttttttttttttggcacgaaattcgacatttttaagcgttaaaatatctatgatgttaacaccttcagaaaatttgacatatgaagttttgaacatgtcaataaaacaaaatagcatactatcaaatcgcatatatatcaacatatgtgtaactccatctattgaaaaacaTCCGCGTtgttaaccggtacacctagtaggCTGCGGCCTCCCAGGCAGGCTCCACCCCCTGTGGAAcggaggcaggaggggggtgcTGGGGAGCAGGCAGCGTGTGAGTGGTCGGCCCTGGCGTTTCAGGGTGTGGCTGCGGAGCGGAGTGATGGTAGCGCTGGCTCGGGCCAGCGGAAGGACAGGCTTTGCTCAGTGCAGGCTGGTCTGCATTGGTGTTGGGCATGGAAGGATTTCACCGAGCCCAGTAGCTGCTCGTGGGCACagctgctctgaccactgagtggGGACAGGCCTGTCCTGCACTGGGCGGTGGGC
The genomic region above belongs to Myotis daubentonii chromosome 16, mMyoDau2.1, whole genome shotgun sequence and contains:
- the METRNL gene encoding meteorin-like protein isoform X1 translates to MRGAAREAGGRAGRPWPGPPSPPPLPLPLPLPLALLLAVLLGGAGAQYSSDLCSWKGSGLTHEAHRKEVEQVYLRCSAGAVEWMYPTGALSVNLRPNVVSPSRPLTLCIKPLGDSSGANIYLEKTGALKLLFRDGHHGPGQVRCFGVQQGSLFVEATPQQDIRRRATGFQYELSSRPAGSDLHALSAPCRPCSDTEVLLAVCTSDFVVRGAIQDVTHAPERQESAIHLRVSRIYRQKSRVFRAAPGGGWRGRISTLLACGVRPGRGEFLFTGHMHFGEARLGCAPRLEDFQRMYQDAEARGLNPCEMAVE
- the METRNL gene encoding meteorin-like protein isoform X2 — its product is MRGAAREAGGRAGRPWPGPPSPPPLPLPLPLPLALLLAVLLGGAGAQYSSDLCSWKGSGLTHEAHRKEVEQVYLRCSAGAVEWMYPTGALSVNLRPNVVSPSRPLTLCIKPLGDSSGANIYLEKTGALKLLFRDGHHGPGQVRCFGVQQGSLFVEATPQQDIRRRATGFQYELSSRPAGSDLHALSVVRGAIQDVTHAPERQESAIHLRVSRIYRQKSRVFRAAPGGGWRGRISTLLACGVRPGRGEFLFTGHMHFGEARLGCAPRLEDFQRMYQDAEARGLNPCEMAVE